A region of the Synechococcus sp. PCC 7502 genome:
GATTTTTATTTAAGTATCAAGTAATTAAGTAATAGCATAAAAAGCCAGAGCATAATTATCACCCTGATTGTGTAATTTAGTGGAGAGATACCGTGAGAATGGGTAAAATAAGCGTGATTTGCACTTCAACTAATTCATGGCTAATTCATGGCGATAAATCTTAAAGGTAAAAAAGCTCTGGTTACGGGTGGGAGTAAAGGTATTGGTAAGGAGGTAGTTTTAGAACTAATTAATGCTGGGGCAGTAGTAGCGATCGCATCTCGGCACATACCAGAAAATTTACCAGAATTGGAGCAGCTTAGTGGAATTAATGGAACAATAATCAAGGCGTATGGTATAGATTTAGCCGAGGTTAATAGCATTAGTGCCAGAGTTAATACAATTATTCATGACCTAGAAGGGTTGGATATTTTGATTAACAGTGCTGGCATGGCTTATACCAATGAAATTATTGATACACCTCTAGCAGATTTTCAACAAGTTCTAAATTTAAACTTAACAAGCGTATTTGCGTGTATTCAGGCAGTTTTACCGACTATGCGATCGCAAAAAAGCGGCATCATTATCAATATTGCTTCCATTGCTGCCAAACAGGCATTTCCCACTTGGGGGGCATACAGTGCTA
Encoded here:
- a CDS encoding SDR family oxidoreductase encodes the protein MAINLKGKKALVTGGSKGIGKEVVLELINAGAVVAIASRHIPENLPELEQLSGINGTIIKAYGIDLAEVNSISARVNTIIHDLEGLDILINSAGMAYTNEIIDTPLADFQQVLNLNLTSVFACIQAVLPTMRSQKSGIIINIASIAAKQAFPTWGAYSASKFGLLGLTQALAAEEGTHGIKVMSICPGSVDTPLWDTLAPEVAANFDRKAMLEAKTVAEIIMSMLTLPANAVIQDLVLMPNTGVL